A single Ischnura elegans chromosome 13 unlocalized genomic scaffold, ioIscEleg1.1 SUPER_13_unloc_4, whole genome shotgun sequence DNA region contains:
- the LOC124173311 gene encoding zinc finger protein 569-like, whose product MNRTAGIFSTSSERNSEDTLCRLCMKNNDYYYNIFTSNVACRITVKDAINGLLGLEVTVGDGLPTTLCSLCLKKLTEFSVFKMTCLQSDAKLRKLSGVNCFRSIQWDETADDKLGTPADTKDFIQDEIQGTSHLTHSVQRTEIYIPVPDSHQFRDSMLATVKGENEDPLSEGNYPEMYTPDPDGISSKALDPLATDDLCGMGTFGSPCVKADHFSDDGGGYAHSNSTDGATNDLVSQASDQAQASMSSQGEEVDAEGTGAIEIDLDSVLVLAKDELSPKETDATEPTVMENRELIQNPTMAMESMIEKEGVPAAEEMPEQTTSTSYLLAEGNLRNHSIDECIGPTALVTQIDSKAGTSHEEIEKNLIDEDLGKCGASETHEISSCSIPDDRQCNTKDIESLESSRGGAAMAVVGEKSGCDAPNTSHNLRFMRISRNDRSGCETIMGGNEEILNCLIENPGNSYSSNEDSYNCLNCRDVFNNKKELIKHMKIHFVARNFDAAAESSIVGVSLEALPSSGLSSSCEPTIPKGLEELDRKMLEPMQKENLLNKETSGGKGDEKNIRRFTRSFTVGEKSTTQSLSSKSSSIRNVRNHVGPREEDKPYSCSECTESFTQKRDLTVHKLTHTGGKRYSCSTCSKSFTHRGHLNIHLRTHSGEKPFICNLCSKSFARRDKLVIHTRTHTGDRPFSCSVCEKSFSDRGNLVRHVHTHTGEKPHSCRICKKSFTRKSSLKSHTRTHTGEKPFSCNECEKSFSHKSDLVRHIRTHTGDKPYSCSICRKCFTQKSILDNHLRQHSGEKPFICRLCRKSFARKSQLTSHIQKHSGEKPYSCSICCENFTKRCSLKSHMRLHIGGEASSHGTSVKSLSRKRTI is encoded by the exons atgaatcgtaccgccgggattttcagcacttcatcagaaaggaattctgaggataccttgtgcagactatgcatgaagaataatgattattactacaacatattcacttccaacGTAGCTTGCAGAATTACTGTGAAGGATGCTATAAATGGTTTACTGGGTTTAGAA GTcactgtgggagatggcctgcccaccaccCTGTGTTCACTAtgcttgaaaaagctcacggaattcagtgttttcaaaatgacttgtttacAATCGGACGCAAAGCTGAGAAAACTTTCTGGGGTGAATTGctttagg agtatccaaTGGGATGAGACAGCTGATGACAAGTTGGGGACTCCTGCTGacacaaaagacttcattcaagatgagatacaaggcacctcacatctcactcattcagtccaaaggactgaaatatacattcctgtgccagactcccATCAATTCAGAGATAGTATGTTG gcAACTGTGAAAGGGGAGAatgaagaccctctcagtgaaggtaattatCCTGAGATGTACACACCGGATCCAGATGGAATTTCAAGTAAAGCTTTggacccattggcaactgatgacTTG TGTGGAATGGGAACATTTGGGTCCCCTTGTGTAAAAGCAGATCATTTCAGTGATGATGGAGGTGGATATGCGCACAGTAATAGCACTGATGGGGCCACAAATGACCTTGTTTCCCAAGCCTCTGATcag GCACAGGCCTCAATGTCTTCCCAAGGCGAggaggtggatgctgaaggcacTGGAGCCATCGAGATAGACCTTGACTCTGTGCTGGTTTTGGCCAAAGACGAACTatctcccaaggagactgatgccactgag CCTACCGTTATGGAGAATAGGGAGCTGATTCAAAATCCtacaatggccatggagtctatgatAGAGAAAGAGG gGGTCCCGGCTGCCGAAGAAATGCCCGAGcaaacaacatcaacttcatatctgcttgcagaaggaaatctaaggaatcattcaattgatgaatgcattggtccCACAGCTTTGGTGACACAAATTGATTCCAAGGCTGGAACATCCCatgaagagatagagaaaaatctgatagatgaagacttgggaaaatgtggtgcttctgaAACTCATGAGATATCAagttgctcaattcctgatgacagacaatgtaataccaaagacattgaatcacttgaaagcagcagaggtggagccgcaatggctgttgttggggagaaaagtggttgtgatgcaccaaatacCTCGCATAACCTCAGGTTTATGAGAATAAGTAGAAATGACAGAAGTGGCTGTGAGACCATCATGGGAGGCAATGAGGAGATACTTAATTGCTTGATCGAAAATCCAGGGAACAGttacagttcaaacgaagattcatataattgtttgaactgcagagatgtgttcaacaacaaaaaggagcttatcaaacacatgaaaattcattttgttgctcgtaattttgatgctgcggcagaatcatcaatcgtagGTGTGTCTCTGGAAGCACTTCCATCAAGCGGACTCAGCAGTTCTTGCGAGCCTACCATCCCAAAGGGTTTAGAAGAGCTGGATAGGAAAATGCTAGAGCCcatgcaaaaagaaaatttgctcaacaaggaaaccagtggaggaaaaggggatgAGAAAAACATAAGACGATTCACGAGAAGTTTCACAGTAGGAGAGAAATCAACTACACAAAGTTTATCTTCAAAGTCATCTAGCATTAGAAATGTACGCAATCACGTGGGTCCGAGAGAGGAAGATAAACCCTATTCATGCAGCGAGTGCACTGAGTCCTTCACTCAGAAAAGGGACCTCACCGTACACAAACTTACACACACAGGAGGGAAAAGGTATTCTTGTAGCACTTGCAGCAAGTCTTTCACTCATAGAGGTCATCTCAACATTCACTTGCGAACAcactcgggagagaagccttttatatgcAACCTGTGCAGCAAGTCCTTCGCCAGGAGGGACAAACTTGTTATCCACACACGCACCCACACGGGAGACAGGCCTTTTTCATGCAgcgtgtgtgaaaagtctttctcggatagaggtaacttagttagacatgtacatACGCACACGGGAGAAAAACCCCACTCATGCAGAATCTGCAAGAAATCTTTCACTCGGAAGAGTTCCCTCAAGAGTCACAcacgaacacacacgggagagaagcctttttcatgcaatgagtgtgaaaagtctttctcgcataagagcgacttagttagacatattcgtactcacacgggggataaaccgtattcttgtagcatttgccgcaagtgtttcactcagaagAGTATTCTCGACAATCACTTGCGACAAcactcgggagagaagccttttatctGCCGCCTGTGCAGAAAGTCCTTCGCTAGGAAAAGTCAGCTCACCTCACACATTCAAAAAcactcgggagagaagccttattcttgtagcatttgctgcGAGAATTTCACAAAGAGATGTTCTCTCAAGAGTCACATGCGTTTGCATATAGGGGGAGAGGCCTCAAGTCATGgcacgagtgtgaaaagtctctCTCGAAAAAGAACCATTTAG